In a genomic window of Gloeocapsopsis dulcis:
- a CDS encoding response regulator transcription factor translates to MALAKILVVDDDPAIRNLIQRFLSSKNYQVESAEDGKTALTAFEQFNPDLVILDVNLPDVLGYTLCQDMQNRTKVFVLMLTSRADEADKIRGFAQGADDYLTKPFSLGELEVRVAAILKRQRVVTAAEKQRLTFEKLVIDPERREVTLNNQLIPLTALEFDLLRFLASHPGRVWRRAELIQEVWDYDYVGDQRVVDVHIGQIRKKIEIDATQPILIQTVRGVGYKFEAPNLPEESN, encoded by the coding sequence ATGGCTCTTGCCAAGATTCTTGTGGTTGATGACGATCCTGCTATCCGTAATTTAATCCAACGCTTTTTATCAAGCAAGAACTATCAGGTGGAGTCTGCCGAAGATGGTAAGACTGCGTTGACTGCCTTTGAGCAATTTAACCCTGACTTAGTAATTCTTGATGTTAATCTGCCGGATGTACTTGGTTATACTCTTTGCCAAGATATGCAGAATCGCACAAAAGTTTTCGTCTTGATGTTGACGAGTCGAGCTGATGAAGCTGACAAAATTCGGGGTTTTGCTCAAGGTGCAGATGACTATCTAACCAAGCCCTTTAGTTTAGGAGAATTAGAAGTCAGAGTTGCTGCTATTTTGAAGCGCCAGCGAGTTGTCACGGCAGCAGAAAAACAACGCTTGACCTTTGAAAAGTTAGTGATCGATCCTGAACGTAGGGAGGTTACACTGAATAACCAGCTCATTCCTTTAACGGCTCTGGAATTTGATTTGCTACGCTTTTTGGCTAGCCATCCAGGGCGAGTTTGGCGGCGTGCAGAACTCATCCAAGAAGTCTGGGATTACGATTACGTAGGAGATCAAAGAGTTGTGGACGTGCATATTGGTCAAATCCGCAAGAAAATTGAGATTGATGCCACTCAACCTATTTTGATTCAGACTGTACGTGGTGTTGGCTATAAATTTGAGGCTCCGAATCTACCAGAGGAGAGTAATTAA
- a CDS encoding HAD family hydrolase, translating to MLRLITDFDGPIIDVSERYYQVYQLCLQKTKRENQQIRQLSKAKFWELKRAKVPEKNIGIASGLDESQAQQFAQLRRETVHTQPYFEYDRLAAGAVAALEEVQQADIDLAVMTMRRARELEYAFNQHDLGRFFPKDRCYYLSNDYVKTRDVDDKPLLMERALLDLPPAYETWMVGDTEADIVTAKKHGVKVMAVLCGIRDRTQLEIHQPDLIVNNLKEAVDILLSESLPQVV from the coding sequence ATGTTAAGACTTATCACAGACTTTGACGGACCAATTATTGATGTATCAGAAAGATATTATCAGGTTTACCAACTGTGTTTGCAAAAGACCAAACGTGAAAACCAGCAAATTAGACAACTTAGTAAAGCTAAATTCTGGGAATTAAAAAGAGCAAAAGTTCCCGAGAAGAATATTGGGATAGCTTCTGGTTTAGATGAATCACAAGCACAACAATTTGCTCAGTTACGACGCGAAACAGTTCACACTCAACCATACTTTGAATACGATCGCCTTGCAGCAGGTGCAGTTGCAGCCCTAGAAGAAGTACAACAGGCTGACATAGATTTGGCTGTGATGACAATGCGTCGCGCGCGAGAACTTGAATACGCGTTCAATCAACACGATCTCGGTAGGTTTTTCCCCAAGGATCGGTGTTATTACCTCAGTAACGATTATGTGAAGACGCGCGATGTTGACGATAAACCTTTATTGATGGAGCGCGCACTTCTTGATCTACCACCTGCTTATGAGACATGGATGGTAGGTGATACAGAAGCTGATATTGTGACTGCTAAGAAACATGGAGTTAAAGTCATGGCAGTGTTGTGCGGTATTCGCGATCGCACTCAATTAGAGATTCATCAACCTGATTTGATCGTTAATAACTTAAAAGAGGCAGTAGATATACTCTTATCTGAGTCGTTGCCACAAGTTGTTTAA
- a CDS encoding Fur family transcriptional regulator, which translates to MTVYTATSLKAELNDRGWRLTPQREVILHVFQELPKGEHLSAEDLYHHLEAQGEGISLSTIYRTLKLMARMGILRELELGEGHKHYEINQPYPNHHHHLICVRCNKTIEFKNDSILKIGTKTAQKEGYHLLDCQLTIHAVCPSCQRALLPL; encoded by the coding sequence ATGACTGTCTATACAGCTACCTCGCTCAAGGCGGAACTCAACGATCGTGGTTGGCGTTTAACTCCTCAGCGAGAAGTCATTTTACACGTTTTTCAAGAGCTTCCTAAAGGCGAACATCTCAGTGCAGAAGATCTCTATCATCACTTAGAAGCTCAAGGAGAAGGAATTAGCTTATCTACGATTTATCGAACACTCAAGCTAATGGCACGGATGGGTATCCTGCGAGAGCTAGAGTTAGGAGAAGGACATAAACACTATGAAATAAATCAGCCCTATCCTAACCATCATCATCACCTTATCTGTGTTCGTTGCAACAAAACAATCGAGTTCAAGAACGATTCAATTTTGAAAATTGGGACAAAAACAGCCCAAAAAGAAGGATATCACTTACTAGACTGTCAGTTAACAATCCATGCGGTATGTCCTTCATGTCAAAGAGCGCTGTTACCTTTATAA
- the ftsH2 gene encoding ATP-dependent zinc metalloprotease FtsH2 — MKLSWRVLLLWTLPALVIGFFFWQGAFATAPTDMSKNTASTRMTYGRFLDYLDSGRVTSVDLYEGGRTAIVEAVDPELDNRIQRLRVDLPYNAPELISKLRGANISFDSHPLRNDGAIWGLLGNLIFPILLIGGLFFLFRRSSNIPGGPGQAMNFGKSRARFQMEAKTGVKFDDVAGIEEAKEELQEVVTFLKQPERFTAVGARIPKGALLVGPPGTGKTLLAKAIAGEAGVPFFSISGSEFVEMFVGVGASRVRDLFKKAKDNAPCLIFIDEIDAVGRQRGAGIGGGNDEREQTLNQLLTEMDGFEGNTGIIIIAATNRPDVLDSALLRPGRFDRQVIVDAPDVKGRQEILQVHARNKKLDPRVSLDAVARRTPGFTGADLANLLNEAAILTARRRKEAITLLEIDDAIDRVVAGMEGTPLVDSKSKRLIAYHEIGHALIGTVLKDHDPVQKVTLIPRGQAQGLTWFTPSEDQGLISRAQLLARITGALGGRAAEDIIFGAAEITTGAGGDLQQISAMARQMVTRFGMSDLGPLSLESQSGEVFLGRDWMSRSEYSEAIASRIDAQVRAIVEECYKNAKNIMRENRVVIDRLVDLLIEKETIDGEEFRQIVAEYTDVPEKQSVTAM; from the coding sequence ATGAAACTTTCCTGGAGAGTACTCTTACTGTGGACATTGCCTGCACTGGTGATTGGCTTCTTCTTTTGGCAAGGAGCATTTGCTACCGCTCCTACAGACATGAGCAAGAATACCGCCAGTACTCGTATGACCTATGGTCGCTTCTTAGACTACCTAGATTCTGGTCGTGTCACGAGCGTAGATCTCTATGAAGGAGGTCGCACAGCAATTGTAGAAGCCGTTGACCCAGAATTAGACAACCGCATTCAACGTCTACGAGTAGATCTACCCTATAACGCTCCTGAACTGATTTCTAAGCTCAGAGGTGCCAACATCAGCTTTGATTCTCATCCACTGCGTAATGATGGAGCAATTTGGGGACTACTCGGTAATTTAATTTTTCCTATTTTGTTAATTGGTGGTTTGTTCTTCTTGTTCCGACGTTCTAGCAATATTCCAGGTGGTCCTGGACAAGCAATGAACTTTGGTAAGTCCCGCGCTCGATTTCAAATGGAAGCCAAAACAGGTGTCAAGTTTGATGATGTTGCTGGAATTGAAGAAGCAAAAGAAGAACTGCAAGAAGTTGTCACCTTCCTCAAACAACCTGAACGCTTTACGGCTGTGGGTGCTCGTATTCCCAAAGGCGCGCTGTTAGTTGGACCGCCAGGAACAGGTAAGACACTTCTGGCTAAGGCGATCGCTGGAGAAGCCGGAGTGCCATTTTTCAGCATCTCTGGTAGTGAATTTGTGGAAATGTTTGTTGGAGTCGGTGCTTCCCGCGTGCGTGACTTATTTAAAAAAGCGAAAGACAACGCGCCATGCCTCATCTTTATTGATGAGATTGATGCTGTAGGAAGACAACGCGGAGCCGGAATCGGCGGTGGCAACGATGAGCGCGAACAAACGCTTAATCAGTTACTTACAGAAATGGATGGATTTGAAGGCAATACAGGAATTATTATTATTGCCGCAACGAACCGTCCTGATGTTTTAGATTCTGCCTTGCTGCGTCCTGGAAGATTTGACCGTCAAGTCATTGTAGATGCTCCTGATGTTAAAGGACGTCAAGAAATTCTCCAAGTCCATGCGCGAAATAAGAAGCTTGACCCTAGGGTGTCATTAGATGCAGTAGCGCGGCGGACACCAGGATTTACCGGAGCAGATTTAGCCAACTTGCTCAACGAGGCAGCAATATTGACAGCCAGACGGCGCAAAGAGGCAATCACATTGTTAGAGATTGATGATGCGATTGACCGAGTCGTTGCGGGAATGGAAGGAACACCGCTAGTAGATAGCAAGAGTAAACGCTTAATTGCTTACCATGAAATTGGTCATGCCTTAATTGGTACTGTCCTTAAAGACCACGATCCCGTGCAGAAAGTGACGCTGATTCCACGCGGGCAAGCACAAGGACTGACATGGTTTACTCCCAGTGAAGACCAAGGGTTAATTTCTCGCGCGCAGCTTTTAGCACGAATCACTGGTGCTTTGGGCGGAAGAGCTGCAGAGGATATTATTTTCGGCGCGGCAGAAATTACCACGGGTGCTGGTGGCGATTTGCAACAAATAAGCGCTATGGCACGTCAGATGGTCACTCGCTTTGGCATGTCAGATTTAGGTCCACTGTCGTTAGAAAGCCAGAGTGGAGAAGTATTTCTAGGGCGTGATTGGATGTCACGCTCAGAATACTCCGAAGCGATCGCTTCTCGGATCGACGCCCAAGTCCGCGCCATTGTGGAAGAATGTTACAAAAACGCCAAAAATATTATGCGAGAAAACCGTGTAGTCATTGATCGCTTGGTCGATCTGCTAATCGAAAAAGAAACTATTGATGGTGAAGAGTTTCGTCAGATTGTTGCTGAGTACACTGATGTGCCTGAAAAGCAATCTGTGACAGCAATGTAA
- a CDS encoding TIGR04283 family arsenosugar biosynthesis glycosyltransferase gives MTPTTAMSGVSIVIPTLNEGNCLERTLRNLSFLEPPAREVLVVDGGSEDQTVAIAQQADIKVIHAQGRGRSLQMNQGAAESTGEILCFLHADTLVPDDFIAVVEQTLADPTVAGGGFISLMVGAQTTRWGISLHNYLKTYYAPLLFRPHLFFKGLRLLFGDQAMFCRRTDFWTCGGFDNQLPILEEADLCLKLVRRGRLRQVNRVVQSSDRRVARWGSLKATAIYIYIGFLWGFGVSASFLKQFYEDIR, from the coding sequence TTGACCCCTACAACTGCGATGTCTGGTGTTTCCATAGTTATACCTACTTTAAACGAAGGAAATTGTTTAGAGCGTACTCTGCGCAATCTAAGTTTCTTGGAACCTCCTGCGCGGGAAGTTTTAGTTGTCGATGGCGGAAGCGAAGATCAAACAGTGGCGATCGCGCAACAAGCTGATATAAAAGTGATTCATGCTCAAGGACGAGGGCGATCGTTACAAATGAATCAGGGAGCAGCAGAATCTACAGGAGAGATTCTGTGTTTTTTGCATGCAGATACTTTAGTTCCTGATGATTTTATCGCAGTAGTTGAGCAAACTTTAGCAGATCCAACTGTTGCTGGCGGTGGTTTTATTTCCTTAATGGTAGGAGCACAAACTACACGTTGGGGAATTTCTCTACACAACTATCTCAAAACTTATTATGCTCCTTTACTATTTCGACCACACCTTTTTTTTAAAGGACTAAGGCTGCTTTTTGGCGATCAAGCCATGTTCTGCCGTCGTACTGACTTTTGGACTTGTGGTGGCTTTGATAATCAGCTTCCTATTTTAGAAGAAGCAGATTTATGCTTAAAGCTAGTGCGGCGAGGACGATTACGTCAGGTGAATCGTGTTGTGCAAAGTTCGGATAGACGTGTAGCGCGTTGGGGTTCTTTGAAGGCGACGGCAATCTATATTTATATTGGCTTTTTGTGGGGTTTTGGTGTTTCTGCGTCTTTTTTGAAACAATTTTATGAAGATATTCGTTAG
- a CDS encoding carbon dioxide-concentrating mechanism protein CcmK — MPAAVGMVEVKGLPPALAVADAMVKAARVTLVGYEKVSSARYTIIVRGDVSEVQTSVSAGVDSVKRVNTEEELLLSYHVIARPHENVETVLPIHYRQAVEQFRV; from the coding sequence ATGCCAGCAGCAGTTGGTATGGTTGAAGTTAAGGGTCTTCCTCCTGCTTTAGCAGTAGCAGATGCCATGGTGAAAGCTGCTCGTGTAACCTTGGTAGGTTACGAAAAAGTCAGCAGTGCTCGATATACTATTATTGTCAGAGGAGATGTCTCAGAAGTGCAAACCTCGGTCAGTGCTGGGGTAGATTCGGTGAAACGAGTTAATACAGAAGAAGAGTTACTCCTCTCATACCATGTGATTGCTCGCCCTCACGAAAATGTCGAGACTGTGCTGCCGATCCATTACAGACAAGCAGTGGAACAGTTCCGTGTTTAG
- the hppD gene encoding 4-hydroxyphenylpyruvate dioxygenase produces MRIDHVHFYVEDAQASSNWFVQHLGFQSVTRGVSDADTYTEVIKSGTVYFVLSSPLSPQSPVAYFLQQHPPGVADIAFSVEDIDTVWHQAIAHGAKVLQPLEQRHNGQKDVKSGKIAGWGSLSHTLIEQSKTGSEAQNFLPVSPFALTGIDHIVLNVAAGDLERAVTWYQDTLGFQTKQSFKIHTDRSGLHSQVLVSRDRQVQLPINEPASTNSQIQEFLDINRGSGIQHIALQTTNIVSSVAKFRAWGLSFLPVPSSYYTQLQARQIPLSADEFQEIARQQILVDWQDTNPDALLLQIFTQPIFGEPTFFFELIERRRQAPGFGEGNFRALFEAIEREQIKRGSLQNDYID; encoded by the coding sequence ATGAGGATCGATCACGTTCATTTTTATGTAGAAGATGCCCAAGCATCTAGTAACTGGTTTGTTCAACATTTAGGTTTTCAATCAGTCACCCGTGGCGTAAGTGATGCGGACACTTATACAGAGGTCATTAAAAGTGGCACTGTCTATTTTGTGTTATCGTCTCCACTGTCGCCCCAAAGCCCTGTCGCGTATTTTTTGCAGCAGCACCCGCCTGGTGTGGCAGATATTGCATTTAGTGTTGAGGATATTGATACAGTTTGGCATCAGGCGATCGCCCACGGGGCGAAAGTTTTACAACCACTTGAGCAACGCCACAATGGACAGAAGGATGTTAAATCTGGCAAAATTGCTGGTTGGGGTTCTCTATCCCATACTTTGATTGAGCAAAGCAAGACAGGGAGTGAAGCTCAAAATTTTCTTCCCGTTTCTCCCTTTGCCTTGACAGGCATTGATCACATTGTTTTGAATGTAGCAGCAGGTGACTTAGAGCGTGCCGTAACTTGGTATCAAGATACTTTAGGTTTTCAAACAAAGCAGTCGTTTAAAATTCACACTGATCGCTCAGGCTTACACAGCCAAGTTTTGGTTTCGCGCGATCGCCAAGTTCAATTACCAATCAACGAACCGGCATCGACTAATTCTCAAATTCAAGAGTTTTTGGATATCAATCGCGGTTCTGGGATTCAGCATATTGCTTTACAGACAACGAATATTGTGTCAAGTGTCGCCAAATTTCGCGCTTGGGGGTTATCGTTTCTTCCTGTTCCTTCTAGCTACTATACGCAGTTGCAAGCACGACAAATTCCGTTATCAGCAGATGAATTTCAGGAAATTGCCCGACAACAAATTTTGGTTGATTGGCAGGATACAAACCCTGATGCATTGCTACTCCAAATTTTCACGCAACCAATTTTTGGCGAACCCACTTTTTTCTTTGAGTTGATTGAGCGCCGACGACAAGCGCCTGGATTTGGTGAAGGCAATTTTCGTGCTTTGTTTGAAGCGATCGAACGCGAACAAATCAAACGCGGAAGTCTCCAAAATGACTATATAGATTAG
- the sigC gene encoding RNA polymerase sigma factor SigC has translation MPATSFYAYTTYEEQSPQDFQQEPNEADLIEGDVMDFDMESNDAANLQPINRRTTDLVRLYLQEIGRVHLLGRDEEVSEAQKVQRYLHLVELRSQAAKDGDEIMIPYEQLMEVQERLTSELGHRPSLERWATSAGIEGSELKPTLFKGKRRWAEITGLTVQELEQIQSEGNRAKEHMIKANLRLVVSVAKKYQNRGLELLDLVQEGTLGLERAVDKFDPTKGYRFSTYAYWWIRQGITRAIATQSRTIRLPVHITEKLNKIKKAQRKISQEKGRTPTIDDIAAELEMTPPQVREVLLRVPRSVSLETKVGKEKDTELGDLLETDSISPEEVLMREALQRDLQHLLTDLTDRERDVILMRFGLGDGHSYSLAEIGRALDLSRERVRQIESKALQKLRQPKRRNQVRDYLETLT, from the coding sequence ATGCCAGCAACATCTTTTTACGCCTATACCACTTACGAAGAGCAATCTCCTCAAGATTTTCAGCAAGAACCTAATGAGGCTGATTTAATTGAAGGAGATGTGATGGACTTCGACATGGAGTCTAACGATGCGGCTAACTTGCAGCCAATTAATCGTCGCACCACCGATTTGGTACGTCTGTATCTCCAAGAAATTGGTCGAGTGCATCTTTTAGGGCGAGACGAAGAAGTTTCCGAAGCTCAAAAAGTACAGCGCTATTTACACTTGGTAGAACTGCGCTCTCAAGCAGCTAAAGATGGGGATGAAATAATGATTCCCTATGAACAGCTTATGGAAGTTCAAGAGCGCTTAACATCTGAATTAGGACATCGACCTTCCCTAGAACGTTGGGCTACTAGCGCTGGCATAGAGGGATCAGAACTCAAACCCACCTTATTTAAAGGAAAACGGCGTTGGGCTGAAATTACTGGCTTAACCGTGCAGGAGTTAGAGCAAATTCAAAGTGAAGGCAACCGTGCTAAAGAACACATGATCAAGGCAAATTTACGCCTCGTTGTGTCAGTTGCGAAAAAGTATCAAAATCGGGGTTTAGAGCTACTCGATCTCGTACAAGAAGGAACGTTAGGTTTAGAAAGAGCTGTTGATAAGTTTGATCCAACTAAAGGTTATCGATTTAGCACTTATGCATACTGGTGGATTCGTCAGGGTATTACGCGAGCGATCGCTACCCAAAGTCGGACAATTCGCCTACCAGTTCACATCACAGAAAAACTCAACAAAATTAAGAAAGCACAACGTAAAATCTCGCAAGAGAAAGGTCGTACTCCAACGATTGATGATATTGCGGCAGAGTTAGAAATGACACCGCCACAAGTCAGGGAAGTTTTGTTACGAGTACCTCGTTCAGTATCTTTGGAAACTAAAGTAGGTAAGGAAAAAGACACAGAACTTGGAGACTTACTTGAAACAGATAGTATTTCCCCAGAAGAAGTGCTGATGCGCGAGGCTCTCCAACGCGACTTGCAGCATCTGCTGACAGATTTAACCGATCGCGAACGTGATGTTATTTTGATGCGCTTCGGCTTAGGAGACGGTCACTCATACTCGTTAGCAGAAATTGGACGCGCATTAGATCTGTCTCGCGAACGAGTCCGTCAGATTGAATCTAAGGCTTTACAGAAGTTGCGTCAACCTAAACGCCGTAACCAAGTTCGCGACTACTTGGAGACTTTGACCTAA
- a CDS encoding SDR family oxidoreductase, with amino-acid sequence MQDRVVVVVGATGGIGSALSHKLAAQGARLVLVARDSNKLSHLANQLNVTAGQVLTVPTDITDRQQVTTLMNKAIAQFGQIDALVNAAGAGVMKPYGNLEPADLEAMLDVNFKGSFYTSQAAAELMQERKSGHICNVVGILGQHSMPMAAAYCASKFAVVGFSKCMAEELKRFGVKFTLFYFGGVNSPFWDNVQLKVDRKKMLSTETAADAILYALSAEPQAVPMEINIQPESHLFF; translated from the coding sequence ATGCAAGACAGAGTTGTTGTAGTTGTTGGGGCAACTGGTGGTATTGGTTCAGCATTGAGTCATAAACTTGCTGCTCAAGGAGCACGCTTAGTCTTAGTAGCAAGAGATAGCAACAAATTATCTCATCTTGCCAATCAACTCAATGTGACTGCAGGACAAGTTTTAACCGTGCCTACAGATATTACAGATCGGCAACAAGTTACTACATTGATGAACAAAGCCATTGCGCAGTTTGGTCAAATTGATGCTTTAGTGAATGCTGCCGGTGCAGGGGTGATGAAGCCGTACGGAAACTTGGAACCTGCTGATTTAGAGGCAATGCTCGATGTCAACTTTAAGGGCAGCTTTTATACAAGTCAAGCTGCAGCAGAATTGATGCAAGAGCGCAAATCTGGACATATCTGTAACGTTGTAGGAATTCTTGGTCAGCATTCGATGCCAATGGCTGCAGCCTATTGTGCTTCTAAATTTGCTGTTGTTGGTTTTAGTAAGTGTATGGCGGAAGAATTAAAGCGATTTGGTGTAAAGTTCACGTTATTCTACTTTGGTGGAGTAAATTCTCCATTTTGGGATAACGTACAGTTAAAAGTAGATCGAAAAAAAATGCTCAGTACTGAAACGGCTGCGGATGCAATTTTGTATGCATTATCAGCTGAACCACAAGCTGTACCAATGGAAATTAATATTCAGCCAGAAAGTCATTTGTTCTTCTAA
- a CDS encoding DUF2811 domain-containing protein has product MNATVSILTEIPEELHESLKNYLESHPTWDQDRVFTAALSLFLLQNGNGDRRAARVYLESLFHHCN; this is encoded by the coding sequence ATGAACGCTACAGTTAGTATCCTGACCGAAATTCCTGAAGAACTACACGAATCGCTCAAAAACTACTTAGAAAGTCATCCCACCTGGGATCAAGATCGCGTATTTACTGCTGCCTTATCGCTATTTTTGCTCCAAAATGGCAATGGCGATCGCCGTGCTGCTAGAGTGTACCTCGAAAGCTTGTTCCATCACTGCAACTAG
- a CDS encoding SH3 domain-containing protein, with protein MRWKNVTKFLLGISLALAILISGGVAVALYFLHRVATPPAKPVFSNDSAEVKARGTPRAGSNTASSGTQAATTTTTPEVSSTASLSPGTYKARVTWAQGLSVRSEPSLEAERIGGVGYNEELTVLETNSDKSWQKIRIEDSEQEGWVKAGNVERIEE; from the coding sequence ATGCGATGGAAGAATGTTACTAAATTTTTACTTGGTATTAGTTTAGCTTTAGCTATTCTAATTAGTGGTGGTGTAGCAGTCGCTTTGTACTTCTTGCATAGAGTAGCGACTCCTCCAGCTAAACCAGTATTTTCTAATGATAGTGCTGAAGTAAAGGCGCGAGGTACTCCCAGGGCAGGTTCAAATACAGCTTCATCTGGTACTCAAGCAGCGACTACTACAACCACACCTGAAGTATCCTCAACAGCATCTCTATCACCTGGAACATACAAGGCAAGAGTTACGTGGGCACAAGGTTTGAGCGTACGCTCAGAGCCAAGCCTAGAAGCTGAGCGAATTGGTGGAGTTGGTTACAACGAGGAGCTTACTGTGTTAGAAACAAATTCTGACAAGAGTTGGCAAAAAATACGTATAGAGGACAGCGAACAAGAAGGTTGGGTCAAAGCGGGCAACGTCGAAAGGATCGAAGAATAG
- a CDS encoding rhodanese-like domain-containing protein has protein sequence MHRFLGIIPTPPPLQAQSLVYDLKTRLDWGDPALTIIDVRDRSEYNYSHILGAIPIPLAELARILSTLELTRDIYIYGETDEETALAAKKLQAMGYQNVSQIRGGVAAWKAVGYPIESLVQTLPI, from the coding sequence ATGCATAGATTTCTAGGAATTATTCCTACTCCACCACCTTTGCAAGCCCAGTCACTCGTTTATGACTTAAAAACAAGGTTAGATTGGGGAGATCCAGCGCTAACAATCATTGACGTGCGCGATCGCAGTGAGTATAACTATAGCCACATTTTAGGAGCAATTCCTATCCCACTAGCAGAGTTAGCACGGATCTTATCTACTTTAGAACTGACGCGGGATATTTATATTTACGGCGAAACTGATGAAGAAACTGCCCTAGCGGCGAAAAAATTGCAAGCCATGGGATATCAGAATGTATCACAAATACGAGGTGGTGTTGCCGCTTGGAAAGCAGTTGGCTATCCTATCGAATCTCTCGTACAGACATTACCAATTTAA
- a CDS encoding CPP1-like family protein: protein MGDQNYYEKLGVSEDATFDEIQEARNRLLQQYSGDYKHLEAVETAYDAILMERLRMRQEGKIKVPEGIRFAERLAQVPPKENSPPVQKSPEWLQRLVDQPSLTDIILPATVFLGLSALSIVYTAASAQILQMALIVGVGTSFFFLYRKEKKFGRAVLLTGMGLVTGLIAGGIVGSVFLSQLSSLGISVEQFSTTLTFILLWVISSFLR from the coding sequence ATGGGCGATCAAAATTACTACGAAAAGCTTGGGGTAAGCGAAGACGCGACGTTCGATGAAATTCAAGAAGCTCGCAATCGCCTCCTGCAACAATACAGTGGCGACTATAAGCACTTAGAAGCAGTCGAAACAGCTTACGATGCAATACTGATGGAGAGGCTGCGGATGCGTCAAGAAGGCAAAATTAAAGTGCCAGAAGGCATCCGTTTTGCCGAGCGACTTGCACAAGTACCTCCTAAAGAAAACTCACCGCCAGTACAAAAATCACCAGAGTGGTTACAGCGGTTAGTTGATCAGCCAAGTTTAACAGACATTATATTGCCAGCAACTGTATTTTTAGGATTAAGCGCTTTAAGTATTGTTTACACGGCTGCCAGCGCTCAAATTTTACAGATGGCATTGATTGTTGGTGTCGGTACCAGTTTCTTCTTTCTATACCGTAAAGAAAAGAAGTTTGGTAGGGCAGTATTGCTAACTGGAATGGGCTTAGTTACAGGACTTATTGCTGGGGGGATAGTGGGTAGTGTATTTTTATCTCAACTCAGTAGTCTCGGAATCTCAGTTGAGCAATTTTCTACAACACTAACGTTTATTTTGCTATGGGTGATTAGTAGCTTCCTTCGTTAG
- a CDS encoding DUF3082 domain-containing protein, with translation MNNQDNTDTKPANTTTQNPTPLRCFTGSLISGGLAIALYSLTAAIAQTFAAKPIHSDNPAVINIASAVRTLVVGITALGTGIFGLVALGLIGLAIQILIQQATKKGSPS, from the coding sequence ATGAATAACCAAGACAATACTGATACTAAGCCTGCAAACACCACAACACAGAACCCAACTCCGCTGCGTTGCTTCACAGGATCTCTCATTTCTGGAGGACTTGCGATCGCACTTTACTCACTTACCGCCGCGATCGCCCAAACTTTTGCCGCGAAGCCAATTCATTCTGATAATCCAGCAGTTATTAATATCGCCTCAGCAGTTCGTACCTTGGTAGTAGGAATCACTGCCTTAGGAACTGGAATATTTGGTTTAGTAGCCCTAGGGTTAATTGGTTTAGCAATTCAAATCTTAATCCAGCAAGCAACCAAAAAAGGCTCGCCTAGCTAA